The proteins below come from a single Microtus ochrogaster isolate Prairie Vole_2 chromosome 8, MicOch1.0, whole genome shotgun sequence genomic window:
- the LOC101991928 gene encoding tumor necrosis factor receptor superfamily member 23-like isoform X2, which produces MTSHRLLATFRWLLLILIPGIVYSKFRSRQNGNHFDCGSDEYLSGGLCCKLCNPGEFAWQPCTVPHTRGICERCDPGMFTDAGNGLDSCRACSSCDKNQEMVSNCSATSDRKCQCRIGHFYADPQSPEFCLPCSKCPQGVPVLQECNSRANTVCSSAGTNQGNRLFLLTVLPTLAVPAVFCYCLRR; this is translated from the exons ATGACTTCCCATCGTTTGTTGGCCACCTTTCGCTGGCTTCTGCTGATACTG ATACCGGGAATTGTTTATTCAAAATTTCGCTCCAGACAGAATGGGAACCACTTTGACTGCGGCAGTGATGAGTACTTGTCTGGGGGCCTCTGCTGCAAACTCTGTAATCCAG GTGAGTTTGCCTGGCAGCCCTGCACGGTCCCCCACACCCGAGGAATATGTGAGAGGTGTGACCCAGGGATGTTCACAGACGCTGGTAATGGCCTCGACTCTTGTAGAGCTTGCTCCAGCTGTGATAAAA ACCAGGAAATGGTGTCCAATTGCTCTGCCACCAGTGACCGGAAATGCCAGTGTCGAATTGGTCATTTTTATGCTGACCCTCAATCCCCCGAATTCTGCCTTCCATGTAGCAA GTGTCCCCAGGGAGTTCCTGTGCTCCAGGAATGCAACTCCAGAGCAAACACAGTGTGCAGTTCGGCTGGGACAA ATCAAGGAAATCGGCTATTCCTACTAACTGTTCTTCCAACCTTGGCTGTTCCTGCTGTTTTCTGCTATTGCCTGCGCAGGTGA
- the LOC101991928 gene encoding tumor necrosis factor receptor superfamily member 23-like isoform X1, protein MTSHRLLATFRWLLLILIPGIVYSKFRSRQNGNHFDCGSDEYLSGGLCCKLCNPGEFAWQPCTVPHTRGICERCDPGMFTDAGNGLDSCRACSSCDKNQEMVSNCSATSDRKCQCRIGHFYADPQSPEFCLPCSKCPQGVPVLQECNSRANTVCSSAGTSKTDLCLVTMTIFLVNNNSHSTALTVSKQTSK, encoded by the exons ATGACTTCCCATCGTTTGTTGGCCACCTTTCGCTGGCTTCTGCTGATACTG ATACCGGGAATTGTTTATTCAAAATTTCGCTCCAGACAGAATGGGAACCACTTTGACTGCGGCAGTGATGAGTACTTGTCTGGGGGCCTCTGCTGCAAACTCTGTAATCCAG GTGAGTTTGCCTGGCAGCCCTGCACGGTCCCCCACACCCGAGGAATATGTGAGAGGTGTGACCCAGGGATGTTCACAGACGCTGGTAATGGCCTCGACTCTTGTAGAGCTTGCTCCAGCTGTGATAAAA ACCAGGAAATGGTGTCCAATTGCTCTGCCACCAGTGACCGGAAATGCCAGTGTCGAATTGGTCATTTTTATGCTGACCCTCAATCCCCCGAATTCTGCCTTCCATGTAGCAA GTGTCCCCAGGGAGTTCCTGTGCTCCAGGAATGCAACTCCAGAGCAAACACAGTGTGCAGTTCGGCTGGGACAAGTAAGACAGATTTATGCTTAGTCACCATGACTATTTTCTTAGTGAATAACAATTCACACAGCACAGCATTAACTGTTTCAAAGCAGACATCAAAATAA